The segment TACTTATCTTCATAATGATGTAATAATCCATTTTCAGTGTAAATTTGTGTTTGCAATGTGGAAGTGgggcatttacattttttgtactTGCATAAATTAAATACATATCCCATTGTTCAAATCTGCCCAGTTGATGAGTCAGTGAATTGTAAGTAAAACTGTAACACCATCAGCGGTTGTATTTTCAGATATTAGAACAAGTTGTAAGATCTCTAGCACCATGAGACTGTtaatttcttcctctctgttatCCAGCACCATCATCTCTTgggggaggagcagggagaaggAGGCGTTTGAGCGAGTCCTGGACCAGTTCTCCTCTGGACCAGTCTCAGTGGTCAGTGACAGCTACGACATCTTTAACGCCTGCAAACACATATGGGGAGAGAAGCTGAAGGAGCGAGTGATGGAGCGCAGCCAGGACTCCTGTCTGGTCATCCGGCCGGACTCTGGAGATCCTGCAGAGACCCTTATTGAGGTAAAGAACAGGCCTGATTAGTCAGTGTTGGACAACCAAAGCAATTGTactattaaaacacacacgGTCTATTAGTTCACACTCATTTATTACTGGAAATTTCATAAATATAGATTTTCTCTGCTCTATTTTAAGTGTAGGGGACTGCATTTACAGGATATAgcactttttttgtgtgttacattacattaggccacttttctatcacacatcatttacACTTGATGGAATAGCCTTCAGGAAAAACCAGTTTAGTGTCTTCCCTAAGGACCCTTCAGGACTAGAGGAGTGTACTGGCTGATTAGGGGATGATCTGCTCGGCCTGCTGAGCCACAATTAAATCCAGCCTAGAAGGTTTAGTTGGAAAAATCTGTAGGCAGTATCTTCTTAGCTGCATTTTAGAGctttagaaaaaacacaacacacgaCTGTACTATTaaagctttaactttaacttccCACACAACACTGTACAACACGGCCTGAGCTTTAGGTTGTGTGGCATGATCGTTGTCAGATGGAACACGTATAATCATAAAGGAGACTCAGTTTTATAACTTTTCTAAAATAATTTGATAACAGTATATTAAccaaaatctgtaaaatataatgTGTTCATGCAGTGACTATATGAATAAGTGATATAACTGATTGTAGATACAAGTTGAGAATGATAGTTTTTCAGTATCGTTATCACATcatctgatgtttttattaGAGATATTatgaatatatgatatatgGTATCGATAGTTATCACAATATGTTTGACACTAACTGCATTTCTGAAATGCAGATTTTTAGATTGTTGTTCAGACTGCACCAAATTAACATGCAGCTTGTAGCTATACGTATAAATCAAAGTCCCCCAAAAATATACACTTTGTTTGCTTTATAGGTCATCAAGATTTTAGAAGAGTGTTTTGGCAGCTCTCTGAACTCGGTTGGATACAAGGTGCTGCCTTCTTGCCTGCGAATTATTCAGGGAGACGGCATTGACCTCCACTCAGTGGACGAGGTAAGAAGAAGTTTGGTTGTTGTACTAGTTTTATCttaactgttatttatacaTTGTTTTGTTAGTTATGACGACTTTTCACTTACATTTTTCATTGCTGAGATTCGGCTGTGCTGTGACGCACCACAGCTTTATAGTAGAGACGAGCAAGCAGTGAAACATCCCATGTACCCAGTTATCTAAACCACTGATTTGAAAATCAAGTGTTACCTTTAAATACTCTATTACAGTAAACAGTTAACAGACAGCTATGGCAATGAAATGTCATGGACAATTCTCTGAAGCTGACTTGTTTTAAACCTGTGAAACTATGACTGACATTCACTATTAACTCCAGGGCTAACTTAtcaaatcatttattattaataagcTCCATTGTTATCAGTTCTGTTTTAGGTAAggacaaatgaagaaaaaaatatttccaattTATTATTGCAACATAAAAGTTATCTTGCACATTTAATCTCAACGGTCTTTCTAAAGTAGACATTTCACTATGATGAATTTTGCCATTCCCCTTCCAAGTGAGAGATGAGAAATCCTGAtttgttgtgattgtgtttgaagctgtaatttctgtgttttctgaagaTCCTTAAGAAGCTGAGTGATCAGGGCTGGAGTGCTGAGAACGTCTTCTTTGGATGTGGCAGTGCTTTGCTTCAGAAACTCAACAGAGATACACTCAACTGTGCCTTCAAGTGCAGCTATGTGGAGACTAATGGCAAGGGGGTAAGTGGAAGGGTTTTGGCTGGATTTGAATACTGTGACTGAATTGCTGAAGATATTATCACTCTTAATTTACTGGCTAATGTTGATTgaatacagaaaaaacacttgcCTGGTCAAATAATCAAAAACCCTTCCATGATAAAGTCTCCAAATTGCCGTCTGTTGCTTTTATAGTTGGAACCATCGATAACGGTGGTTACGATAACAGGTTCTTTACCAAAGGAACTATTGAGGACTATGGAGGGGGGACAAcgactaaccctaaccctaaatcACAGTGGTCATTATCTGGCGACAAGAAGTGTGTAAATGTACAGAGGTAGATGTGAGATTTGATTTAATGAAGTAGAGTTTGCAGAACTACATTCTGGTTCAGCTGTTATTGTGGTTTCTTGTCTCATGGGTACACGTACTGGCATCCTCATAGAGTGTCGCTTTCAATTTGCTCATGAGTATGATTTCCATTAGTTGTCTTGAAACTAGTTATATGTCTCTCCCCCCAGATGGACGTGTACAAGCAGCCGGTGACCGACCCATCCAAGGGCTCAAAGAAGGGTCGCTTATCACTGAGGAGAAACTCTGATGGCTTCTTGGAGACGATAGAGGAAGGAGCAGGCAAACCTGAGGAGGTTAGTCCAagcatttcactgtgtttatttactAAGTGTATTTTAGTAAGAAAATTGTTTGGTTGATAGGTAAAAACTACAATTGCATTATTATCTCTTTTTTTGTACTGCTCAAAGGTTAATGAACATGTTACCATTTTGATAATATTTGGTTTTCAGTGCTTTAGTCGATTACACGTAAAAGCACAATTCCAACTGAATAACTAAGCAATAATGTTATTTCTTTAATTCACCCAACCTCCATACCAAGAGACATATGTTAATCACTCCTCTGCATAGTCACAGAGCAGCCTCCTCCACACACTCCCCTTGTACACGTTTGTCTCATGTTTCATCTGTGATGTGGCAGCAGTCAAAGGAATTTAAAGTGCGTGCAGAGACGGGACATGACGTATTCATTCCACTGCGGCGATCACGTGACTTCTTTACAACACAGACACTGGCGTCGGCTCCTATcaacacaaactctcttgacatatTCTTCTACCTGTGTGGCTCTGCTTTTTCATGAGGAGAAGTTTTGTTGCTTCCCCCCCACTCGCTGGCGGCTAATCTTGCGGTGGATCTTCTGGTTCATCGGCTGCTACCGGAGTTTCTACTGACTTTATACTAGGGAGCCAAGCGGAGGAAGCCAGCAGAAGgctctcactgggacatttgcgttctcacatacaccTCTTCCTGGGAAACTGCAGACtctctctggagttcagtgcatgcctgaaaTCACGATTAATCCCCATTTCTAAATGCCCgaaaaatccccattttctaTGTATTGTTATGGGAACtcaaagataaatgacagaaggcagatatatacatttaacattgttttttttattgatgacaagtccaaatgatagttattaagattgaaaaataatataaaatcaaactcaaagataaccTTCATCCTAAACAATTAgggcatcttagcctttgctctcttttttttttaatcaaatataggatggttgaataaaacttttttcttttcttttttaaatcaaacaaccaaccaaacctttacacaattaaatgtgaatgtgaaatctgaatctgagcccatctgtagaagcagtgttgagccagttcacacttcaaaagaacaagttccaagttcagttcatgcagatgaaaattaactagttcacgttcatttgttacatttttttattgggatgatttaggtgacaaacttacgatcatgtgtttagtaattaatcgatggtgtcggcacaaaatgttgacgagtcattttcatgatgtttaaatgcagcctcataaactctggagtgaatcaaacaaacattaagttacttcatgtgctgatcaggtcctgataactagtgatgagtgtttattagttagagtgagagcagagtggaggaggacacagaaactccagctcggtaccaaccagctgcagcttctgctctgatcatgaagcagctgatcacagagcagctgagaccagagaaactctgtgtttcactgttcttctacaaagtcactggccggctgcttcacgtgaacgagctctgatctcactgcgtgtgtcgctccGAGAGAGTGAGCGGGGGGcgggtatgggtacatggaCCGGGTCATTCTGCGCATGCGTTAATGCGTTACAAAAATGTACGCGTTAATTGCACAAATTAATCATCCCGCGTTAACAAAGCGGCTCAAGTCATGACAGCCATTGGTTACATTGCACAACTGACTTTGGACATACTTTTAACACAAAGTTTCACAAGATAAAGTAGCTGGAGATCCAGTCGATCAGTTTGAATTGGTTTAATACCTGCTCCTCCTGCATATGATGATGATTTCTGTGCGCCCTGTGTTTCCCAGGACCTACTGGTGACAGTTTTTGAGAACGGCAGCCTGGTGCAGGACTACTCCCTGGAGGAGATCCGGAAGAACGCTCGGCTGCATGACGAGGAGCTGAATCTCCCCCTACACAACCATGAGCAGGACCTGCTTCACAACCGTATCATCAATGGGATTCATTAGATCAACCACAGGCTCCGACCATGCACAAGATACCCCAGTGTTAAACAGGGTGCACTGGAATGAAGGCTGCCGTGTGATAGAAAGGCATCCCTGTAAGAATAAACTTCATCATGTTGAAGGAGAGTGAAAGGCTATTTCTCATAGCACTacctccagcccccccccctgcccatTCCCCTGAGGATCCCTTTGATAATAGGTAGATAATAATTCACTTCTCTCCTCATTAAAGCTCAGGGTCAACTATAATAAGCCAACttagtttttactttttcatacTTTGATTTAAAGATACACCTCCTGATGTTGTGGTTTTCATtaggaacaacaacaacaaaatgaggAAGTAGGTCTTTCTTGAGCATTTTAGAGCTATAATGAACTAAACATCCAAATATTCCATTTGATTTCTATTAGCatagaaagagaagaaacatttACTAAGAAAGGTAGCAAAGTACCCATATTACTGATTATTGTAATAGTACACAATTGATCGGTTTGCAATGAGTGCTTGACACAAATTATTACGTTAATGGTCAGTGTTCACTCCATTTTTCAGCAGAGCAATATATTGCTCTAGCCTTACTTGctgccatttttctttttttttcttttttttttttttacttccacaGCAAATTTTCCTTTAGCAGGTTTGCAGTGCATAACACTTGAGATGTCAGACGAGAAAGGGAAACAAACCGAATGTACACTGTCAAGGAAAATGAATGGGAACCCTTTGGGTTGCTCATAAAATGTTATCTGATCTTCATCTAGGTTACATGATCAATCAAGCAATCaaaatttatttgtatagcccatattcacaaatcacaatttgtttcATAGTGTTTAACAAGTCCTAACCCAGGGATTCCTAAACTTCTCAGTGTCCAACCTCTAAAAATAACAGTGCCAGAGATCTGCAACTCCCACTACCTCTAAGCAGAAGGCTGATGATACTTCatgttttcatggttttatttcGAATGTTCATATTTTAGAACAATTGTGGCTAAGTGTGCCATTTCTAatagttttttaatttgatctgATTTCAGGAAATCATCTCTCAACACTGAACACTGATTTCATTATGGATAAGAACAATGATATATGATATTATTTCAGATCGATTGTGCTGTGTTCATAAATGATAGAGTTCACTTACTTTTCCTTGCCCCTGTAAATTAACATCACAGCTCTACCAGTATtacaagttaaataaaacagattatGCTGTACTGCCAAAGtttggtaaaaacaaaaatctaaattagtgaaacaatatattttcttttcagtatTTCTGATGCAGCTGATCCACAATGCACTCTTTATGTAACCCCTGttatattcaatatttcataTACAGAAATTATCAACCCTATAAATAACCAAACATTTGTTAAATAATTGACGAAATTATTGAAACTCATTATGAAAGGTTATTTCATGatttatgtttgaaataaaacgGTTAAAATACttattgtttgatatttaacagACAGGGTTTTTTGCATAATAGTGTCAAGTTACTGCCTTATGTTCCCCAAGCTTCTTTTCAGCTACCACCTTAAACCGCTGCTGCCAAATGTAGTAGTCAGCTCGGGCAACAACATCATCAAAGTAGTTGTGTAGTCAACCCAAAAAAGATTTACTGCCTTTAATAAGCAACACATAAAAGTATCAACTACACGTCTCCAGCCTTCCTGCCTCTAGTGAACTAGCTGAGCTCAGCATCACAGTGAGGAGACCGTGTCAGCAgtgtaatcaatcaatcaatcaaattttatttgtatagcccatattcacaaatcacaatttgtctcatagggctttaacaaggtgtgacatcctctgcccttaaccctcaacaagagtaaggaaaaagtactaaaaaacccttttaacagggtaaaaagaaggtagaaacctcagagagagccacatgtgagggtgTAAGTCAGCTCCTGTTGTCTGGAACAGTTGCAGTTGTGGTCGGCACTGACCTCTCCTCACAGCTTCCATCCATCTGTACGCACTTCATCCAAATATTGTTCATGTCAGACTGagttctttttaatttgcataacTCCAAGCAAATAACAACTGAATTATTCTCTGGCTGAAATCGATGgaggcacagacacattcattgTTTTCTATTTCCATTTAAAGACTTGAACTGCCACTTTTGTTAATGTCTTTTGCTttagtgaaatgtgtttttgtttgttttttctttgagaaTTGTAACAATAAGTGAGTGGCTGATTTGACAAAGATGGTATCCTGAAATGCTGAATGCTACAGTGAACATGGCTCATTTCATCAGACATAAAGATAGAAACACATATTGGTAAGACGCCACTCTATGTGGTTCAAGTGCTTGATTGCTTGTTTGGCCTtttgaccttgaccttggacTGGCCTCCATTAAAACAGTGGCACTGCTATAAAGAGTGGCGCAATAATGCAAGTGATTATGAGGTGTGATGGCTTAGAGGTCTCTATGAATGATATGATGATATTTAACAGTTTCGTAATTAATATAGCACAGTCTTGACTTTGAGATAATGCATTGATATTCTCTCAGATTACAAATGATTTAGGTGATGATGCAGTGATAATGCTCGTTTCACTAGCGTTTCGCCATTTACTGCTTTTtccaaattttttttatcattttctgtttaatgCCGTTTTCAGATTTGACAAATCACTTCTTTTTGCAGATGAACCTTAGACAGAGCCAACATTAAACTGCTTTTGCTACATTTCAAATAGGCTCATGATTGTGCACTGCTAACATGATGGGGGAATTCCACATCCCTGGATGAAAAAATACAGGATAATACAGGATGTATTTAAAGTTAggtttgattgacagatgaaacgtttgatttttttatggacaaagaaaaaaaaattctccgAAATTCTCCTACACATTAATGCACACATTAAATGTCTGTGATGTTCACAACATTCCTCCAGTTGTTTTATGATGACATTTTAGCAATAAGTCTAAATATACCAACCGGCCTCTTCTACTCTACTTGCCCAGAATGCCTTTCAACAACGTCAACACGAGGCATTATTACTTCAATCAAAACGCCACATATAAGTACATCTCAGAGGATTCACACTGTTGTCGCAGATGATTTTAATGTATCATCTGATTACCTCCCTTCACCAACATAGTGTCAAAATATATTGAATCATTAAGTGGCTCCTTCCCTCTGTTCTGTGCAGGTAAAGGAAATGCTGCCTACCTGTACAGGAACATGTGGACAGTGTAAGAAGCGTTGGAAATATTTGACAAAGGTAACATTAGCTAATTGAACCACTGTCAGTCACAGTGAACTAAAACTGCACTGACAAGTGAAAACACAAGTGACCCATTGTTTTGTTGAGTGAGACTTTTTAGAATCCTGCTGTATACCATTCATTTGAAGTGTTGTCATATTTTCTGTTAACTTTTTGTGGTTagtgtaattgtgtttttcagcaaCATATTCCACAACAATCAGTTCAGTGTCTGACAGCACTAGTGAAAGCAAGTAATGATGTACACATGGTCTACCTCTTGTGTAGTTCCAGCAGTAATCATTGTTCTATTTATGTTTTGTAAATATCCTTTTGACTCTGATTTTGCTTTTAACTGATCTGTATCTTTTGAATGTGCTTTATCTTtgattttaattgtgttttgaaaaattAACTTTTCTAAGAttaaagaattttttttaaaagcttcaaACTGGGCGAGTTACTTTGCTAAACTACAAACAACGACACCACTCTATAGAGGAAGAGGTTGTTACTAAGCAGAAAGTAGAACCTCTGCATGACATCACACGGATGATGAGATACGTACAGTATCACTCAGAAAACGAGCACACATGACGGgtggatttaaaagaaaatattattaaacaaggacaatgcacaaaaacattcatcttAAAATGAGAAGAGATTATTTATGCCAGATTTAGCTATCAGCTAATTTCCATATGCAGTCCTTGGGCAGGTACACTCTAAATATTTCATCTTATTGTTGGGGGAGACCCTAAACTGAGAATTTTCTTAAGTGCAATTCCAGAAGgggacaggaaaaaaataaataactgaaggATTGTACCAGGATGTTTATATAGTTAACTACCCTCAgacacatcctcactggttgcAAGGTGAGATTCTGCCAAGGTAGGTGCACTTGGAGCTTTAGCTTTTATACCTACCTATGATAATGTATATCACTTTTACTTTGGCATTAAAAGTAACCTCACCAATACCTTCATTGCAATTTTGACCATGTAATTCATTGGTCATCAAAATGTTTGTAACCATTTCTTAAACTTACCAGGTGCACTACCAGTTTGCTTCGCTTCTCTCCTCAAGAGGGCAGCAGATTCACACAAAGCTTGGTTTTGTGCACGGACGTGATACAAAACATTTCTTAGTGGTGCAGCTGAGGTGTATGGTGTCATGATGATATTTGATTTCTGTATTCATATAGGTTTCtgcaaaactaaaagaaaaacttcaacTGGTCAAACTTTCAATTATGAATTCATGTGCACTTTCATTAGAATTTGAATAGTGTTGTCTATTTAAATTGTATCAGTCAGTGGGaattgaacatgtcttcttctatgtcctcggATAAACGTCTGCAGAGGGAGATAACTGGGTCAAACCGTGGGTCAAAATtgctgccagatcattttgatgatttgatatttgtatttaaccatatcagactgacagagacattCATAGTTGTCacaggtgctgatctctgtcacGGCAGCAATATTCATACATACTAAGTTTGAAATAATgtattaatgaatgaatgaatgaattatttaaatataaacggccTATTCTAGGGTCAAGAGAACCATTTACATAATTTAGATAATAACACACTAGTGGAAACATCcctaggattattttgtattaaatttcttccaatagatccctttcacctaaatcttacacactggaccttaaACAGACTgctgaaatagccaacatgcgATTTCCCGAAAAAAACAGCACAAGTCAAGCACACTCGTGACcagtaataaagcaaaaatcggtttcattttatgaaacacattgacaataaaatcttcattgcagataaaccaggtaggatgaacacaaagttgtctCACTTCACCCTGCACGATAGTCTGTTTAGAATTTAAAGTATATGAATGAGTTGTGGACGTTTACGCGGGCAAACTTATGTTTGTCCCTCGCAGGCTTGACTGCAGCTTGGACGGGTGTCGTCATGGATaggaggggacagagggaggaggtcCAGCGGGTCTGAGAGGCAGCGGACAGAGGCGGTGATGATGGAGAGCAGAGCTGAGGGGGGACATGATGCGTTCACCGTGATGTCCCGTCAGTGAGTCTGTGTCTGCTGGATGATGGAGGTGGAGAATTGTTGGCAGCGTGTGTTCaggctgctcctcctgctctgcttcaTGACTCTGCACAGCTCGGCCATCGAGACCGGTAAGACTGGAGCCTCACTGCCATCACGCTCCTGTCCTGGCACGGAGCTCTGAGTGGAGCCCAAAGAGGCGCACTCTTCTCTGGGTTGGTTTTTTGGGGCTGGCATGTGGGTAGGCAGCGGAGAGTAGTGGCGGTGCTTCAGTTAAGGATCCGGAAAGTTTGCCTGCTGTCTCTCCATCTGGATTTGTtatatgttcatgtgtgttcacCTCAATCTGCCACTGAGAGCTTCACTCACAAAGAACAGAGAACATTGCCCTCTTGTCAAACCATAATAGGGACGAATACATCTTGAACTTCTTCCCTTTTGACACTGAACATGATAGTGAATATTGAAACATTAGGATACCGAGTATAGTAGTAGTACAAATGACCAAAAGTAGCATCAGCTCTTATTGAAGTATTGCTCCTGTGAGtactttattttacacatgATCACATTATTCTGTAATTGGACTTGACTCTTTAGATGTTGCTTTTGTCTGTGCCGTCCAATATTAAAGGACCATAGAAATGATATGTAGACTGCTTACCATCTGAAAACTCAAAATATGTCTGGATTTCTGCCCAAAGTTAGGGTTATAGAAAATACAGTCATTTGTATTAAATGAGCTCATATGTGCAAAGCGAGTGGTCTGGTCCCATAAGCTGCTCCTTCATCTTCACTGTAGTTTGTTTATGTTGAGCTATACTTTTTACTGGAGAAGCTCTCTTGCATTAAACATTGTGGGAAATAGTGCAAATAAATTAGCTGTATTGATAGAACTgaatttatatgttttttttttcatttttgaatgtgaaatattttattcCCTGGACAAATGCAAGACAGTGATTTATTAGTCCATGTAACATTTCTAAATGATTCAGTAAATATACCTATCATGATATATATCAATATTGTGATTTGAAATT is part of the Hippoglossus hippoglossus isolate fHipHip1 chromosome 5, fHipHip1.pri, whole genome shotgun sequence genome and harbors:
- the nampt2 gene encoding nicotinamide phosphoribosyltransferase 2 isoform X1; translated protein: MAAQDFNVLLATDSYKITHYKQYPPNINKIYSYFECRRKEGSQFSEVVFFGLQYLLKKYLEGPVVTEEKIQEAKLFYQMHFKQDVFDEEGWRQVLEKHNGRLPIRIKAVPEGRIIPRGNVLFTVENTDPSFYWLTNYIETMLVQMWYPITVATVSREFKKILAKHLKATSGSLEGLDLKLHDFGYRGVSSQESAALGGAAHLVNFCSTDTVAGLLMAQRYYSCPMAGFSIPAAEHSTIISWGRSREKEAFERVLDQFSSGPVSVVSDSYDIFNACKHIWGEKLKERVMERSQDSCLVIRPDSGDPAETLIEVIKILEECFGSSLNSVGYKVLPSCLRIIQGDGIDLHSVDEILKKLSDQGWSAENVFFGCGSALLQKLNRDTLNCAFKCSYVETNGKGMDVYKQPVTDPSKGSKKGRLSLRRNSDGFLETIEEGAGKPEEDLLVTVFENGSLVQDYSLEEIRKNARLHDEELNLPLHNHEQDLLHNRIINGIH
- the nampt2 gene encoding nicotinamide phosphoribosyltransferase 2 isoform X2, with product MHFKQDVFDEEGWRQVLEKHNGRLPIRIKAVPEGRIIPRGNVLFTVENTDPSFYWLTNYIETMLVQMWYPITVATVSREFKKILAKHLKATSGSLEGLDLKLHDFGYRGVSSQESAALGGAAHLVNFCSTDTVAGLLMAQRYYSCPMAGFSIPAAEHSTIISWGRSREKEAFERVLDQFSSGPVSVVSDSYDIFNACKHIWGEKLKERVMERSQDSCLVIRPDSGDPAETLIEVIKILEECFGSSLNSVGYKVLPSCLRIIQGDGIDLHSVDEILKKLSDQGWSAENVFFGCGSALLQKLNRDTLNCAFKCSYVETNGKGMDVYKQPVTDPSKGSKKGRLSLRRNSDGFLETIEEGAGKPEEDLLVTVFENGSLVQDYSLEEIRKNARLHDEELNLPLHNHEQDLLHNRIINGIH